A stretch of the Enoplosus armatus isolate fEnoArm2 chromosome 13, fEnoArm2.hap1, whole genome shotgun sequence genome encodes the following:
- the LOC139295638 gene encoding nuclear apoptosis-inducing factor 1 codes for MSSPIYYNQDSVTRFKKRKARFSFSEVHILLDEVRKHRMVVVGKFNRGVPTDMKKRTWAEITARVNEIGECQREVIEVIKKWSDLKCDTKRKVAAMRSGTVPNRGLNSRLSRDLNQTEKIVLQILEMDEEDQSAGDFGPLGDDDDVPEEEEEMEEEDMIGMQSSPNGGLDMGSMPPPTSYATRDSTQSAFDVQYEVPTTEDVDAAFGDSDDDQRDDVLPSTQAAKPTEDHQGNNGIQKQGQPQTSSGPSTSTAPLPMPAQPSQSTRDSMLHNASLSLQEQHATNILLETVSRSLELLSESVQQLAETQQEFVRESLQLQRETVQVLRDFTGGAIALMHDKLNGRPAL; via the exons ATGTCGTCACCCATATACTACAACCAAGACAGTGTTACTCgcttcaagaaaagaaaagcccGTTTCTCTTTCAGCGAAGTCCACATATTGTTGGACGAAGTGAGGAAGCATCGTATGGTTGTTGTGG GCAAATTCAACCGTGGCGTGCCAACAGACATGAAGAAGCGCACATGGGCAGAGATTACTGCACGGGTCAATGAGATCGGGGAGTGCCAGCGCGAGGTCATCGAGGTCATCAAGAAGTGGTCCGATCTGAAGTGTGACACCAAGCGGAAAGTGGCTGCCATGCGGTCAGGGACAGTGCCCAACAGGGGCCTCAACTCGCGCCTTTCCCGAGACCTTaatcagacagagaaaatagTGCTCCAGATCCTGGAGATGGACGAGGAAGACCAGAGTGCGGGTGACTTTGGCCCGCTTGGCGATGACGACGATGtgccagaggaggaagaagaaatggaAGAGGAGGATATGATTGGAATGCAGAGTTCTCCCAACGGAGGGTTGGACATGGGGTCTATGCCCCCACCAACCTCCTACGCCACAA GGGACTCGACACAATCTGCCTTTGATGTGCAGTATGAAGTACCCACGACAGAAG ATGTCGACGCTGCATTTGGAGACTCGGACGATGACCAAAGGGATGACGTGCTTCCCTCCACTCAGGCAGCAAAACCAACAGAGGATCACCAAGGAAACAACGGCATCCAGAAACAAGGACAACCTCAGACGTCCTCGGGACCTTCGACGTCAACGGCCCCGCTGCCCATGCCGGCTCAGCCCTCGCAGAGCACGAGAGACAGCATGCTGCATAATGCGTCGCTGAGCCTTCAAGAGCAGCACGCCACCAACATCCTGCTGGAGACGGTCTCCCGCTCCCTGGAGCTTCTGTCTGAGTCGGTGCAGCAGCTGGCTGAGACTCAGCAGGAGTTTGTGCGCGAGTCGCTGCAGCTCCAGCGGGAGACGGTGCAGGTTCTCAGAGACTTCACAGGCGGAGCCATCGCGCTCATGCATGACAAACTGAATGGACGGCCAGCGTTATAG
- the capns1a gene encoding calpain small subunit 1a, which translates to MFFAKKFLSGVIDVVSNIDPAQFVPSDPPPPRRPAVYAEQHESDEEKQFRRVFQQLAGDDMEVSPPELMNILNRIIAKRGDLKTDGFSIESCRSMVAVMDSDSTGKLGFHEFKHLWNNIKKWQGVYKAHDTDGSGVIGADELPNAFRAAGFPLNDQLFQMIIRRYSDENGNMDFDNYIGCLVRLDAMCRAFKTLDKDNNGTIKVNVQEWLQLTMYS; encoded by the exons ATGTTTTTTGCCAAAAAATTTCTCAGTGGCGTCATCGATGTTGTCAG CAACATCGACCCGGCCCAGTTTGTGCCTTCTGACCCT CCTCCACCACGCAGGCCAGCTGTATATGCAGAGCAGCATGAGAGCGACGAGGAGAAACAGTTCCGCAGAGTCTTCCAGCAACTCGCTGGAGAT GACATGGAAGTGAGCCCACCTGAGCTGATGAACATTCTCAACAGAATCATTGCAAAGC GTGGAGACCTGAAGACGGATGGTTTCAGCATTGAGTCTTGCAGAAGCATGGTGGCAGTCATGGAT agTGACAGCACTGGGAAACTCGGCTTTCATGAATTCAAACACCTCTGGAACAATATAAAGAAATGGCAG GGAGTGTACAAAGCCCACGACACAGATGGCTCCGGTGTCATTGGTGCAGATGAGTTGCCCAATGCTTTCAGAGCTGCTG GCTTCCCCCTCAATGACCAGCTGTTCCAGATGATCATTCGCAGATACAGCGACGAAAACGGGAACATGGATTTCGACAACTACATCGGCTGCCTTGTGAGGCTGGATGCCATGTGCC GTGCCTTCAAAACCCTGGATAAGGATAACAATGGGACTATCAAAGTCAACGTTCAGGAG TGGCTTCAGTTGACCATGTACTCTTGA